From Nicotiana tabacum cultivar K326 chromosome 15, ASM71507v2, whole genome shotgun sequence, the proteins below share one genomic window:
- the LOC107782416 gene encoding uncharacterized protein LOC107782416 — protein MVKDENGGCFLKYHLNLDISVFTVIPDTRTFHQQSFFIWTMGRGRGKAKKQSVREDLVSGEEEKMPVRRRGRPQKPKGEIEEEEEVEKVVEDEDDSENTKGSVLNKDIKNLVVEDGKKRKRPSQVMENKDSVEEENGVGTKTNSNDLIKSVGFRQIGSRRKNKPRRAAEVGVECR, from the exons ATGGTTAAGGATGAAAATGGTGGCTGTTTCCTGAAGTATCATCTTAATTTG GACATTTCAGTTTTTACTGTGATTCCTGATACTAGGACATTTCACCAGCAAAGTTTCTTTATTTGGACAATGGGTAGAGGAAGAGGCAAGGCAAAGAAGCAATCTGTTCGTGAGGATCTTGTGAGTGGTGAAGAAGAGAAGATGCCGGTGAGGAGAAGGGGAAGACCACAGAAGCCGAAGGGTGAAatagaggaagaagaggaagttgAGAAGGTAGTGGAGGATGAAGATGATAGTGAGAATACAAAAGGATCCGTCTTGAATAAAGATATCAAGAACCTAGTAGTTGAGGATGGAAAGAAGAGGAAGAGACCTTCACAAGTCATGGAAAATAAGGATTCAGTGGAAGAGGAAAATGGAGTTGGAACTAAAACTAACTCTAATGACTTGATAAAGTCGGTTGGATTCAGACAAATAGGGAGCAGAAGGAAAAACAAGCCTAGACGAGCTGCTGAAGTTGGTGTTGAGTGCAGATGA